The Leptotrichia sp. OH3620_COT-345 genomic sequence AATAAAATATACTGAAAATTTAAAAACAGTAATGAAAGTAAAAAATATTTTAAAGGAGAAATTTAATCAGGAAGTAAAGGAAATTAATATTCCGTCAGCCACATCAATAGAGAATATAAAGCTGATTGCTGAAGCGGGGGGAACACACGGAGAACCCGGACATGCACTGACAGGAACGATTCCTATGGGAGAAAATGGACAAACTATTGAAATACCCGCTTATGTCTATGTATCTGAAATTTCTCATAATTTCAGAGGAAAGGGATATTTTTATGGAGGAGGATACTATAGGCGTTCCAATATAAAGAATGTTTTAGTAGGTAGGAATTTTTCAGAAAGTCATAAAATAGGTGTAAATAAAATAGAACCCGACAATATCGACTATTATTTGGAAATGGAAAAAGAAGGAATCATAAATGATACTGTTTTGAGTTGTTTCAGAACTCAAATGTTTGTGACAAGGTCAACAGTAGTTCTTGTTAACGGTATTCAGAACGGAAAAATTGAAATTATAGGGAAATATACATCTCTCGGAGAAAAAATACAATAATTACAATGTATACAGATAAAGAGTAAAGAGGTGGAAAAATGGAACAGGGACGATTTATAGTAATAGTATTGGACAGTTACGGGATTGGATATATGGAGGATGTATCTGAAGTAAGACCGGCAGATTTAGGTGCAAATACTTGTAAACACATAATAGATAGTATACCTGAGCTGAAACTTGAAAATCTTGAAAAATTAGGTCTGATGAATGCACTTGGAGAAAACTATGGAAAAATGAAGATAAATCCCAAAGCTGTGTTTGGAAAATCTGAACTTATGCACTATGGAGGAGATACTTTTTTAGGTCATCAGGAAATAATGGGGACATATCCTGTGAAACCGTTAACAGCCCCTTTCAGTTATTATATAGATACTGTTTATGAAGCCCTTGTAAAGGAAGATTATAAAGTTGAAAAAATAGGAGAAAAACTTCAATACTTATGGGTGAATGACTGTGTAGCTATTGGGGATAATCTGGAAACGGATTTAGGTCAAGTTTATAATGTGACAGCAACTTTTCAGAATATTTCTTTTGAAGAAGAGCTGAAAATAGGTCAAATTGTAAGAAAAATTGTAGAAACTGAAAGAGTGATAGTGTTTGGAGGAACTGAGGCTACAGTGGAAAGCATAAAAGCTGCAAAAGAGGAAAAAAAAGGAAAGTATATAGGAATAAATGCTCCAAAATCAAAAGTTTATGAAAAAGGATATATGGTTCGGCATTTAGGTTATGGAATAAACCCTGAAACACAGGTTCCAACAATTCTAGGAAAAGAAAATATACCTGTAATACTTGTAGGAAAAGTTGCCGACATTGTATTCAATGAGCAGGGGAAAAATTTTATGAACCTTGTAGATACTGATGAAATATTTAGTATTACCCTTTCGGAAATAGATAAACTTAAAAAAGGTTTTATATGTGTCAATATTCAGGAAACAGACCTTGCAGGACATGCTGAAAATCCCCGAAAATATGCCGAAGTACTTAAAATAAGTGACGAATATATAGGAAAAATAATTGAAAAATTAAATGAAAATGATATATTGATAATCACAGCAGATCACGGAAATGATCCGACAATAGGTCATTCCCAACATACAAGGGAAAATGTACCTATACTTATTTATAAAAAAGGTTTGGAAAATGTGAATATCGGTCATAGGAAAACTATGTCCGATATAGGAGCAACAGTAGCGGAATATTTTAAAACGGAAAATCCTGAAAATGGAAAAAGCTTTTTGAATATATTAAAATAAATGGTAAAATAGAATTAAAAATCAAATCTGTCCTTAGTTATTGTTAAATAAGGACAGATTTTTATTTATTAAAGAAATAAATCTGAAGTTAATAATAAATATAATTAAAATTCCATAAAAATTTTAGAATTTATTACAAACAAGAAAAATAAATTAATTTATAAATATTGGGACTATTATTTTAAATTTAATGTATACTTTACATATTCCTATGCACTTTTTTTAATTTCTTTATCACTTAATTCGTATTCCGCTCTGAACAAAGCAAAGTGAGGAAGTAGTTTGAAATGTGCTAAAGTTACGGAAGGTCCCAAAATTTTTTTCTATTTTCTTAGAACAGATATTCTTTTTTTAATATTATTGCCTTTTTCGATTTCATCAAGCATAGCTGAAGCATAATCATTATAGCTTATCTGGCTTTCGCCTTTGTCGTTAACAGTAAATTCTTCTCCTGCTATAATATATTTTCCTGTTTTTTTACCATTTTCGTTAAAATCAGCTGCAGGGCTTATATATGTCCACTGAACGTTATTTCTTTTTCTTAGTTCTGCCAGTCCCTCTGCCATGGCATTTGCTACAGGCTTGTACTCTTCAGGGAAATCAGGAGTATTCAATAATTGGAGTTTATGTTCCTTGTCCATGTATAGACTTCCTGCTCCACCTACTACCAGTAAACGTGTATTTTTTCCTGACAGAAGATTACTTAAATGTTGTAGAGATGTAGTGTGCTGAACCAGCATTTCAAGAGTCCATGCTGAAAATGCCGTAATTACTATATCAAAATTTTCTAAATCCTTTTCTGTAAGGTGAAATAAATCTTTAAGAATAGCATCTCCTGCCACACTTTTATTTTCGTTACGAACTATTGCCGTTACTTTATGTCCTCTATTTACCGCTTCTTTAACAATACGGCTTCCTACTTTTCCATTAGCACCTATAACTGCTATTTTCATATAATTTTATCCTCTCTATTTTTTTATATAAATAAATTATATATTGTTCAGTTTCAAATGTAAAGTATGCACTTTTTAGTAGTATAGTTTCATTTAAGAAACTTTTAAGTAAAAATAGTATTTATAGAGAAAAAATATTTATTATAGTATTTATATTTATAATTTATTTAGAAAATTTATTATTTATAAAGTTAAAAAATATAGTATAATATCTATAAGTATCTTTTTGTAAGTTAGTATATTTATAAAAGATACAGAAATTTTAAAATAGAAAGAAGGAATATATATGGATAAAAAAGCATTCCCTTTATGCCCTGTTGAAATAACACTGATGATGATTTCAAATAAATGGAAAGCACTTATTATAAGAGAGTTGCTTGGAGGGACAAAGAGATTCAATGAACTGAAAAAAAATATAAATAATATTTCTCAGAAAGTTTTGACTTCAAATTTAAGGGAAATGGAAAAAAGCGGATTACTGACAAGAAAAGTATATCCTGAAGTACCTCCGAAAGTGGAATATACATTGACGGAAATAGGAAAAAGTCTAAACTCCGTGTTGGGAGAAATGTACAAATGGGGAGAGAATTATAAAAGTGACCAAAGTCAGTGAAAATGACTAAAATACTTTGAAATGTATAAACGAAATAAAAACGGCAAGTAGTATTGAAAAAGTAGAAATAATGTAGTATACAATAGTAATTAATATAAATAGGGAGGAGATTTTAATGGAAAAAGGAAAAATTTCTGAAGAAGTACAAAGATTTGGAAGATTACTGTTACTGCCTATTGCGGTCATGGCACCTGTAGGGATGTTACTGGGAATTGTCAATGTTTTTACTCAATCTTACCTGATTTCCAAGATCCCCATATTAGGAACTCTCGGAATCAAACTGTTTCTATCATCTATAAAAGATTCTCTGGGAATAATTTTCAGTAATATCCCTGTCCTGTTTGCAATGGGAGCGACTTACGGTGTTTCAAGAAAAGAAAAAGGAATAGCTGTATTTTCTATGGTAATTTCTTATTTTGTATTAATTGCAAGAACAAATGTATACTTGAAAGTCAGCGGAACTTTAGTCGAAGATAAGAGTTTAATGGAAAGAGCGGGTCAGACAATAGTGTTAGGGATACAGGCAGTCAGAATGGATGTTTTCGGAGGAATCCTGAGCGGACTTACCGCAGCCATACTTACTGACAGATTTTATAAAACTCAGTTGCCTACTGCCTTTGCTTTTTTTCCGGGAAAAAATTAGTACCGATATTATCAATATTCATATCTGCAATATTATCACTCATAATAACTCCTGTTTGGGGACTGTTCAATAAACTTCTGGCAGGAATGTCAGTCGTTCTGCTTAATCCTTTAGGTTCTTTTATAAATATAATAATGGTAAGACTGATGATTCCGTTCAGTCTACATCATACATGGAGTTCTCTCCTCAGACTTACCGAGGCGGGGGGGAGTATATGAAATTGGAGGAAAAACATATATCGGAGTACTTCCTGCCGCAAATAAAATCATATTCAAAC encodes the following:
- a CDS encoding NAD(P)-dependent oxidoreductase; translated protein: MKIAVIGANGKVGSRIVKEAVNRGHKVTAIVRNENKSVAGDAILKDLFHLTEKDLENFDIVITAFSAWTLEMLVQHTTSLQHLSNLLSGKNTRLLVVGGAGSLYMDKEHKLQLLNTPDFPEEYKPVANAMAEGLAELRKRNNVQWTYISPAADFNENGKKTGKYIIAGEEFTVNDKGESQISYNDYASAMLDEIEKGNNIKKRISVLRK
- a CDS encoding phosphopentomutase, whose translation is MEQGRFIVIVLDSYGIGYMEDVSEVRPADLGANTCKHIIDSIPELKLENLEKLGLMNALGENYGKMKINPKAVFGKSELMHYGGDTFLGHQEIMGTYPVKPLTAPFSYYIDTVYEALVKEDYKVEKIGEKLQYLWVNDCVAIGDNLETDLGQVYNVTATFQNISFEEELKIGQIVRKIVETERVIVFGGTEATVESIKAAKEEKKGKYIGINAPKSKVYEKGYMVRHLGYGINPETQVPTILGKENIPVILVGKVADIVFNEQGKNFMNLVDTDEIFSITLSEIDKLKKGFICVNIQETDLAGHAENPRKYAEVLKISDEYIGKIIEKLNENDILIITADHGNDPTIGHSQHTRENVPILIYKKGLENVNIGHRKTMSDIGATVAEYFKTENPENGKSFLNILK
- a CDS encoding helix-turn-helix domain-containing protein, yielding MDKKAFPLCPVEITLMMISNKWKALIIRELLGGTKRFNELKKNINNISQKVLTSNLREMEKSGLLTRKVYPEVPPKVEYTLTEIGKSLNSVLGEMYKWGENYKSDQSQ